From the Theobroma cacao cultivar B97-61/B2 chromosome 2, Criollo_cocoa_genome_V2, whole genome shotgun sequence genome, one window contains:
- the LOC18609808 gene encoding MLP-like protein 31 — protein sequence MSSSLTGKLEAYVEIKASAEMFMDMLCNRPHHVSNACSDKVQACDLHDGDWGKEGSIICWSYVHDGEAKIGKEIIESIDPKNNSITFRLIEGDLLKEYKSFVVKVQATPSPKGEGCVAHWVTEYEKLNEDVAHPETLLELLAGICKDMDTHLTQA from the exons ATGTCGTCGTCTCTAACTGGTAAGCTGGAGGCTTATGTGGAAATCAAGGCTTCTGCCGAAATGTTTATGGATATGCTCTGCAACAGACCACATCATGTATCCAACGCCTGCTCTGACAAGGTGCAAGCATGTGATTTACATGACGGTGACTGGGGAAAGGAGGGTTCCATCATCTGCTGGAGTTATGTTCATG ATGGGGAGGCTAAAATTGGGAAGGAAATAATCGAATCGATAGATCCAAAGAACAACTCAATTACTTTCAGACTGATTGAAGGAGACCTCTTGAAGGAGTACAAGAGCTTCGTAGTCAAAGTTCAAGCTACTCCGTCTCCAAAGGGCGAGGGCTGCGTAGCGCACTGGGTTACTGAGTACGAAAAGCTGAATGAGGACGTTGCACATCCGGAGACCCTGCTGGAGTTGCTAGCCGGAATCTGTAAAGATATGGATACTCACCTCACCCAAGCATAA
- the LOC108660721 gene encoding uncharacterized protein LOC108660721: MAGKPLILYLTVNKNSMRCVLGQHDGTEKKERAVYYLSKKFMEYESKYFALEKMCCALAWTARGSDNPIKYIFEKPCLSGRITRWQVLLSEYDIVYVSQKSIKGSVITDFLADRANKDYESVSFDFLDEDLMAVLHIKNGGPNELNPWKVYFDGASNALGYGIGAVLISPNGKYYPATARLNFNCTNNMAEYEALVMGLQAAIEMEVDAIDVYGDSALVICQMRGEWETRDSKLVPYKKLVTELSKQFKKISFNHLPREENQIADALDTLATMFKIKEAADVRPFDLEVREVSAHYLNVEEEVDGKPWCHDIMQYIKHQAYPENVTDNDKRTLRRLVMGFFLNGEVLYKRRRDQVV, encoded by the exons ATGGCCGGCAAACctcttattttgtatttgactGTGAACAAGAATTCTATGAGATGTGTGTTGGGACAACATGATGGAACCGAGAAGAAAGAACGGGCAGTATATTACTTGAGCAAGAAGTTCATGGAGTATGAGTCCAAATATTTTGCGCTCGAAAAGATGTGTTGTGCACTAGCATGGACCGCCCGAGGCTCTGACA ATCCCATCAAGTATATCTTTGAAAAACCCTGCCTGTCTGGAAGAATAACTCGATGGCAAGTGCTATTGTCTGAGTATGACATTGTGTATGTGTctcaaaaatcaatcaaagggAGTGTCATCACTGATTTCCTTGCAGATCGAGCTAATAAGGATTATGAATCTGTAAGTTTCGATTTTCTAGATGAAGATTTGATGGCCGTCTTACACATAAAAAATGGTGGTCCCAATGAACTTAATCCATGGAAGGTGTATTTTGATGGAGCATCCAATGCTTTGGGGTATGGAATCGGGGCAGTGTTGATTTCTCCAAATGGAAAGTACTATCCAGCCACAGCAAGATTGAATTTCAATTGTACTAACAATATGGCGGAGTATGAGGCGTTGGTAATGGGATTACAAGCAGCGATTGAGATGGAGGTTGACGCGATAGATGTTTACGGAGATTCGGCTTTAGTAATATGTCAAATGAGAGGCGAATGGGAAACTAGAGATTCTAAACTAGTTCCATATAAAAAGCTGGTTACAGAATTAAGCAAACAGTTCAAAAAAATCAGCTTCAACCATTTACCTCGAGAAGAGAATCAGATTGCTGATGCTTTGGACACCCTCGCAAcgatgttcaaaataaaagaggcGGCTGATGTACGCCCTTTTGATTTAGAAGTCCGTGAAGTCTCCGCACACTacttgaatgttgaagaagaggTTGATGGTAAGCCGTGGTGTCATGATATCATGCAATACATCAAGCACCAGGCATATCCTGAGAATGTCACGGACAATGACAAGCGAACTCTTAGAAGATTAGTAATGGGTTTCTTCCTTAACGGAGAAGTGCTCTACAAAAGGCGTCGAGATCAA